The window CGTCATcagcagaggggggagagagagagagggagagagagagagagagagagagggagagagagggagagggagagagagagagagagagagagagggagagagaggggagagagagagagagagagagagagagggagagggagagagagagagagagagagagagagagggagagagagggagagggagagagagagagagagggagagagagggagagggagagagagggagagagagggagagggagggagggagggagggagtgagggagtgagggagtgagggagagagggagagagggagaggaaaatagGATATGAACTGCAAAGCCCAGGGCCTATATCTGACTGACAGCAAGTCCAatgtcaccctgtgtgtgtgtgtgtgcggtgcgcAGTatgggcacgtgtgtgtgtccatgctctTGTGTGTTCCTGAAAAGGCACAACTCAATGTAGAGGTCAAGGGTCACAGGTCAAGGGTCACAATGTTgagctcccacacacacgcttctctgttctcttcctccacttcccCCCGTCTCAGTCCATCCTCCTTccgcactctctcctctctcttctcctctatctttcctctctctttctcgctctctcctctctttatctctctctctccaatctctttatctctctctctccaatctctcctctctctttatctctcctctctctctatctctctctctccaatctctcctctctctttatctctctctctctctatctctctctctccaatctctcctctctttatctctcctcactctctatctctcctctctctttatctctctctctttatctctttatctctcctctatctctcctctctctttatctctctctttatccctcctctctctttatctctctttcttcatctcttaATCTCCTCCTCTCAATTCAATACAATAATGCTTTATGGCATGAATGAGTGAGCCTTGTTGCCAAAGCCATATAAGATCATATCATATGTATcattggggtcagatggctgagcggttaggaaattgggctattaatcagaaggttgctggttcgattcctggccttgccgaatgacgttgtttccttgggcaaggcacttcaccctacttgccttggggggaatgtccctgtacttactgtaagtcgctctggataagagcgtctgctaaatgactaaatgtaaatctaatttACATTTGTTAAAATAAAGAGAAATATTCGTAATAATAACTACAATTGATTACagcaagaaagaaaataaatatgtgTATAAAGAATAATGATGAAAATCATACAGATATTACATGTACATCCATgacatgtgtctctctctcctcctgtgatGACTGGCAGAGCCTGAATGCTGACCCtggaagggtggaggtgatgcGTGATGATGAAAGACTGGCTTTTATCTAGATTGGGTTAGAGTGTGGTTGCTTTCTccacacacattgtgtgtgtgtgtgtgtttgtgtgtagctgTTCATttttgtgcctctgtgtgtttaaCCACTTGAGAGGGAGAATGACAAACAAGTCTTCTCTCTCCGCATCTTCACCGCCTGAATCTGAACCCGTAATCAGGAAGAAAACCATCTCATTATGACCTGCAATAACTACAGCTTCCTCCTAGCTACAACAGCTTCCTCCTAGCTACAACAGCTTCCTCCTAGCTACAACAGCTTCCTCCTAGCTACAACAGCTTCCTCCTAGCGACAACAGCTTCCTCGCAGTTCCAATAGCTGTGTAATGAGATGGTTTTGTGTGAACCAGACACAAGGTCAAACCGATATGTCTTCCATTGTGACATCATAATGGTCATTAGAATAGAGGTGGCACCAACCTTTGTGCTGTACCTCTGATGAGATTGCAGGGGAGGTGCAGTGGTCTTAAAACAAGCGCACCCAGTAACTACAGGCTCGGTCAGGGGTATTTGTCATGTGATGAGGTTCGCTTGATTTGAGTCTCGTTTCTCGGTTCTGCTACCGATGACAAGGACACAATATGAGAGCAGAAACTATGTTTAAATAGCAGCTGCTTGGAAAATGGTGGTTTggagcagagatgggaagtaacaaaggtcaAATTAtttggtactgtactgtattcgaTTTTTctagtatcagtactttacttcactatttttACTTTTTACTTTTCCTTACgtgttttacacaaatatctgttctttatacttcttacattttcaagaaaggCTCGTTACTTCGGTTTTAATCTGTATTGtatttaatattatttattgtcattgtGTGCCCTAGTTAATTTCCTGGCTGTCATGCACAACAAATGAAAGCTTGTCTacaaagctaccatggagcaaggcaaAAAGCAAcaagaagaaaataattttattaCTTGATGGGACTCGACTAAACTCTAtagtgctctgctctgctttaatctactctgttttaagcttttcttttctcctttctcctctcctttcactgagtGTGTGACAAAAAAGTTTAcaaaggctttttttttttttttacattaaaaaaaagcATTTTGAACGGTTGAAAACATGTTTATTTTTAcaagttttgaaatgtttcgTTGGGTTGTGTAACACCATGTGTTCTGTAACATGCTGGGTACTGTAACActgttctgttgtgtgtgttctccttgcAGAGGGTGAGCGAGAGGGTGGGTGGTGCTGAAGGAACAAAGCTCGATGAAGACTTCACCGAGATGGAaaaggcaagtgtgtgtgtgtgtgtgtaagggccgTCCATATCTTAACGGCCCCTGCTtcgacagatggagagacacacatagacacacacagagtatagctgtgtgtgtgtgtgtgtgtgtgtgtgtgtgtgtgtgtgtgtgtgtgtgtgtggaggcctgGCAGCGAGCCTCAGACATGGGAACAGCATAGCTCTCCTCCCCAGCTGTCTgctctgcatctctcctcctccatctctcctcctccatctctcctcctccatctctcctcctccatctctcctcctatatctctcctcctccatctctcctcctatatctctcctcctccatctctcctcctccatctctcctcctccatctctcctcctccatctctcctcctatatctctcctccatctctcctcctatatctcctcctccatctctcctcctccatctctcctcctatatctcctccatctctcctcctatatctcctccatctcttctcctatatctctcctcctccatctctcctcctccatctctcctcctccatctctcctcctccatctctcctcctatatctcctcctccatctctcctcctccatatctcctccatctctcctcctatatctcctccatctctcctcctatatctctcctcctccatctctcctcctccatatctcctcctccatctctcctccatctctcctcctatatctctcctcctcctatatctctcctcctccatatctcctcctccatctctcctcctccatctctctgttcgtgccacacagtctgcacacaatGATGGCTTCCGTccattttgtttctctctctcttcttcccctcctctacaATTGACCTATCGCTGAGCCCCGCCCCTCGAACGCAAACGGGCCAATGGCAGTTTAGTAACAGCTGCACTCGGAAAACTTCAGTTTACAACTCCATAGAGTAGCATTAGGAAAAGGGATTCTTCTCTTGTTTTATCGGGTTTAAGTGTAAAACAATGGTCAAATGATGTGCATGGGGCAGATGCAACACTGATACGAGGTGTCATGAGAGGATGGGCAATGGGGTATATTTTATCCCATTTCCCAAACCAAAACAAGAGGGCTAAATGTCTCCGGTGGATAAAGCTGTGTAGCAGACCACACAGTCAACTCAACGTAACGAAGATAAACAAGGATGTCATCACATTattgcagacatcccaacctgcagagactcatttctggGAGGTAGCCccccttccgggagacttgggatgtctgttaTTGTCATTGACAGTACCGGCTTACTTTCACCACTGATGTTATGCTAggcttaggcaagttatctctGGTTaaaactagctaacgttaacgtTATTAGCTACGTATAACGTTTGGCTAGCTATTCACTAGCTAGAAAGTTAGGACACTGCCCTGTCAGGGACAGGGTAATGCTAGTAAATAAACTAATAAACGTAGGTTTACATCTCAGTGCCTATCCAGATTAGTTAAATTAACTGAAGGTAAATTAATATAGCTAATCTAACCCTGCGGTGCATCAACAATGCTGGTCTTGCCAAGCATTGGATATCCACGATTCAGGATTTGCCACGATTCAGGATAACTTATCCTGAATCGTGACGACCGTGAGATGAAGCGTCGCCCTCTTGCATTGAGATCTGTAAATTCTCGCCTCCAATTTAAGTTTGTCATCCACCATATCTATTTTTAAATTCTGAACGTATCCCTCCATTCATTGCATAATGAAGTCCCTTTTGACGGCTAAAACTCTAGTCAGCTGCGATAGCTTGTCCGAGTTAGCAACAGTAACTaaggggggcggggcttagcGATAGGTCAATTCCATTGTGGTTTTCAtccttcttcatctctctctcctcctctccctcttcttctcctccttcccttcctctgtgTAGAAGGTGGACACCACCAGCAGGGCAGTGTTGGACATCATGACCAAGACCACAGAGTATCTACAGCCCaacccaggtgagacacacacacacaccacacacacacacacactgtttgggTGCTTGGAGTCtgatggctgactgactgactgtgtgtgtgtgtgcgtacgtgtgtgtgtgtgtgcctggtctccccagcctccagggccaAGATGAGCATGATCAACTCCATGTCTAAGATGCGTGGGCAGGAGAAGGGTCCGGGCTACACCCAGGCTGAGACCATCCTGGGGGAGTCCATGCAGAAGTTTGGacgagagctgggggaggagtcCAACTTTGGTGAGCAAACGGGGGCGTGGTTTCCACCCCAGCTGGGAGTCTGAGCACAGCTGGAAACAACTGTAGCTGTTTAAAAcagttgtatgtgtgtttgtgtgtttgtgtcaggccTGGCTCTGAttgatgctggggagtccatgagggagctgggggaggtGAAGGACGCTCTGGATATGGAGGTGAAGCAGAACTTCATCGACCCGCTTCAGAACCTCCACGACAAGGACCTGAAGGAGATCCAGGTGAGTCTGGACCAGTTAGGACTGGCTGAAACTGGTTAAGACCGGCTGAAACTGGTTAGGACCATTAATTGGCTTGATAATGACCCCATGCACAAAGCAAGGTCCATATATAAGTGTTTTGTCGAGTTGCATCATAGATCAACAACCAATCTTCAGTTATTTCATGTCCACAGAGTCATTCAGAGAAGGAATCTACTGCTGTCCTGAGGGGGAGATAAATGAACCTCTGTTGCAGTTACAAATGCAATTacatccatcctctctctctctctctctctctctctctctctctctctctctctctctctctctctctctctctctctctctctctctctctctctctctctctctctctctctctctctctctctctctatctctcgtgcTCTATCTCTGCCAGACTAGTAGATCAATAACAAGCTAGATAAAGTTAAGAAGCAGAGGACAGCTTTATTTGTTTAAACTAGTTTTCTTCTGTCTTGAAGGAGAATCAACTGTGACATTGTGATCTCTCAGAGCAGGCGGGGCTAGCCTGGGGCCTGATGCTGTTCTGTTACATTACTCTGCTCTGTGCAAAGAGGCAGAGAAAAATTATGAGATTATATGACTGTTAACTTCAATATAATTCCCCATTATAAATCCTTTTAAAGTAAAATAATTTCTTCATCTGGGGGCTTTCTTTGGGGTCTTTAAAGACCCCAAATAAATGCTGAGCCCTAGTACATTTGTTCCGGGTGACGTCAACAGTGTTTAACCCTTGACCCTGTTGTCTCTGCCCCTTCCTGTGTCCAGCACCACCTGAAGAAGATGGAGGGTCGTCGTCTGGACTTTGACTACAAGAAGAAGCGTCAGGGAAAGGTGCTGGACGATGAGATCAAGCAGGCGCTGGAGAAGTTTGATGACTCCAAGGAGATCGCTGAGCAGAGCATGTTCAACCTTCTGGAGAGCGACGTAAGGACTatggatctctctcctcccccctttctctctcctcccccctttctctctcctcccccctttctctctcctctctctcctccccccttcctttctcctctctctcctcccccctttctctctcctctctctcctccccccttcctttctcctctctctacttcccCCTCCTTTTCTTCCCCACTGCTCCCTCCACCCTTTTAATCTTTCcattccccctccactcctcctcttctcctatctcctctctgtcttgccTTTTATATTCTTCACCCCTCCTATCCTTCACttccactctctcacacacacgcacgcacacacacaccattccctAACCTCAACGTAAACCTGACTCCTGCAAGTCAGGGAAAGCAGGAAGTAGTGGAATCAGGATGCGGTTGCCATGACGCCCGTGTGTAATAGTCGTCCCCGCGCTCCTCCTGTGTCACAGCAGATCGAGCAGGTGAGCCAGCTGGCGTCCCTGGTCCAGGCTCAGGTGGAGTACCACAGCCGCGCCGCTGAGATCCTCACACAGCTCTCTAGCAAGATGGAGGAACGGTCAGGACTACATCaacatctacacacacgcaccgcaCACGCACCGCACACAAACTGccatctacacacacgcaccgcaCACAAACTAGTATCcggagacatgaggagacaaGCCCATGAGTTGAGATGTTGTAGAGGAACTGTCAACCTCTCTATTTACAGTCAAATGCACGACCTACTGAGCCACACCCACCAGTCACACTGAGCCACACCCACCAGTCACACTGAGCCACACCCACCAGTCACACTGAGCCACACCCACCAGTCACACTGAGCCACACCCACCAGTCACACTGAGCCACACCCACCAGTCACACTGAGCCACACCCCCAGTCACActgagccacacacaccagtcacactGAGCCACACCCACCAGTCACACTGAGCCACACCCACCAGTCACACTGAGCCACACCCCCAGTCAAATGCCCACTGAGCCACACCCACCAGTCACACTAAGCCACACCCACCAGTCACACTAAGCCACACCCACCAGTCACACTAAGCCACACCCACCAGTCACATCTACAGTTGCAGGCTCATGATTGTTTCTCCATCCTGGTTGTGTGTCCTCGTCCTCCAGGATAAGAGATTCCTCCAACAAGCCCAGGAAAGAGTTTGTCCCCAAGCCGAGGACCTCCATGGATTTCTCCATCAGTGAGAACCATAACGGAGGTATTCACAGCGGTTCTGCTAAGTCCCCAGGTAGGAGGCTTTGTgcctcagctctcctcctccctcatctgtCCATCCCTGGTCCTGCGGCTCTGTGCCTGCTTGTCCATCTGTCAGCTGGCTGTGCTGTGGCTGGAggtccctttctttctgtctgcctgtctttctttctcactgcctgcctctctgtctctctgtctgcctgactgtgtctcaccttgtctgtctctctttctctctgcctgtctgttactctccctgtctgtcactctgcctgtctgtctctccatcagtctgcatgtctctttctcttcctgttcctctcatcTATCCATCCGTCAAGCGTAAACAAATACAAACCAAACCCAGTTCctgttctcttccctcctctctcagcagCCAGGTCTCCAGGTGAGGACTACAATCATCCATCACTTCCTCTGTGTTTCTACCTCCTCTTAcctgtccatccctcctccatccctcctccatccctcctccatccctcctccatccctcctccacccttcctccatccctcctccatccctcctccatccctcctccatccttcctccatccctcctccatccctcctccatccctcctccatccctccatccacgcTGGCCTGGCTCTCTAATGCTTTATTTAACACAACTGCTTTTGTTTTCGTTCTGTCTTTCCTATGCGATCGCTTTCTCTTCTCCGCTTTACAGCACGATCCCCAGGTGAGCCAGGAGGGAGCGGAGAGATaagccacctctctctctctctctctctctctctatctttccatctctatctctccatctctctccaatcTCGCTCTTTTTATTTGCCAGCAAAGTCATTCCTGCATCTCCAACCATCCCTGCATCGTCCATCTACCCGTttattcatccctccatccatcactcTATCAAATGTTACTGGGACATAATCACCTCTAttgttctctttctcctcctcctccgcctcctcctcctccccttctcccctttgcAGCCAGGTCGCCAGGTGAGCCCAGAGTGAAGTGAGGAGAGAAAACAAACTCTCTCTAaatcactctgtctgtctgtctccttctcctgtctcctgtctctctaaaTCACTCTGTCTGTAACCCGCCGTCAACtgctttgtctgttttttttgagtctcctctcatcttctcctgtctcctctagtctcctcctgtctccttctcctgtctcctgtcttctcatcctgtcttctcctctcatctcatcctgtctcctcctgtcttctcatcctgtctcatcctgtctcctcctgtcttctcatcctgtctcctcttgtctcctcctgtctcctactcctgtctcctcctgtctcctcttgtctcctcctgtctcctcctgcagTTTTCTGTGTTCCTTTGTCTGTTTTCTTGTTCTTTCTTTCACTTTGATTTTCCTCCAATTTGTCCTttgatctttctctccctttttgtcccctCAGTAAGTCTGACAGCTGATTATTTCACCTATGtggtctgtctcccctccttctctctctctctccctcccactctctctctctccctcccactctctccctccccctccccctctctctctcctccctccccctttcagccaggtcaccaggtgagcccctctctccccaagaATGTCGTTCACTCACTTTCTGTCTTCTTACAGTTCTCCAGCATTCACTTCTGAGACAACTGCTGactaccttcccccccccccccagcccccctggacCAGCCCTGCTGCCGTGCCCTGTACGACTTCGACCcggagaacgagggagagctGGGCTTCAAGGagggtgacatcatcaccctgaCCAACAAGATCGACGACAACTGGTACGAGGGAATGCTGCACGGCAACTCTGGCTTCTTCCCAGTCAACTACGTGGACATCCTCGTCCCGCTCCCCCACTAGAGGGCGCTCCTCGGCCGGCGCCAGAAGTCGCTTGGTTGGCTTTAGCGGCGGCAGCAGAGAAGCTGTTTCCCCGTCTcccgtcccctctctcccccccgcccccctgcatCCCCGCCCCTCCACTCCTGAACGTTCCTGGTAACCCCCCTTCACTACGAGGAGAAGACAACGCCATACACAGATGGGAAGCAAGCCAGTGGTGAGGTTGAGCTGGGACCGATGGCGTCaagccaggagggagaggaatagCTAAAGACATTGGGGTTTTGAATGCCACTGTGGGCATCACACACTACTGGTTCAAACACTAAGCTGGGGGTCGTGATCTTTTCAGATGGGTGATTTATGGTTTCTTTCAGGAGTTTCTCTTTCAGCTCCTGcagtctctccctgtcctcccttgtTCAGGCCAGGTGTTCATTGGCTGATAAGTATTTTCCAAAATGGCcggctctcttcttctctgtgtttgtgaaaaCTTCTAGATAGCACTTTTTCTCACTGTCTCATATCATACAGGTTCACTTATTTCACCTCCCCCAGTATGCTCGTTGCTGTAAGCATGTTTTACCCCTTACGACTGTTCTGTGTTTGAACTTATTCTTCAGATTTAACTTGTAGGAACGTTCGAGCTGAATCTATGTTTAGGTTTTATAACTCCCGTCTCCGAgggcaaaaaatatatataagaaagaaaaaaaaaagtggaagGTCTTCTGTTTGCATGCTTAGGTTGTTTCTTCGGGGAGTTGGCCTTCATCTCACGCAGACTGTTTCCCCAGACAGTCTCCTCCTCAACTTCCGGCTGTCATTCAATGAGGGTTCAGGGCGGCAGAACAAAATAATCAAAACCAC of the Osmerus eperlanus chromosome 14, fOsmEpe2.1, whole genome shotgun sequence genome contains:
- the sh3gl2a gene encoding SH3 domain containing GRB2 like 2a, endophilin A1 isoform X2 produces the protein MSVAGFKKQFHKATQRVSERVGGAEGTKLDEDFTEMEKKVDTTSRAVLDIMTKTTEYLQPNPASRAKMSMINSMSKMRGQEKGPGYTQAETILGESMQKFGRELGEESNFGLALIDAGESMRELGEVKDALDMEVKQNFIDPLQNLHDKDLKEIQHHLKKMEGRRLDFDYKKKRQGKVLDDEIKQALEKFDDSKEIAEQSMFNLLESDQIEQVSQLASLVQAQVEYHSRAAEILTQLSSKMEERIRDSSNKPRKEFVPKPRTSMDFSISENHNGGIHSGSAKSPARSPGEDYNHPSLPLCFYLLLPVHPSSIPPPSLLHPSSIPPPPFLHPSSIPPPSLLHPSSIPPPSLLHPSSIPPSTLAWLSNALFNTTAFVFVLSFLCDRFLFSALQHDPQVSQEGAER
- the sh3gl2a gene encoding SH3 domain containing GRB2 like 2a, endophilin A1 isoform X1, which produces MSVAGFKKQFHKATQRVSERVGGAEGTKLDEDFTEMEKKVDTTSRAVLDIMTKTTEYLQPNPASRAKMSMINSMSKMRGQEKGPGYTQAETILGESMQKFGRELGEESNFGLALIDAGESMRELGEVKDALDMEVKQNFIDPLQNLHDKDLKEIQHHLKKMEGRRLDFDYKKKRQGKVLDDEIKQALEKFDDSKEIAEQSMFNLLESDQIEQVSQLASLVQAQVEYHSRAAEILTQLSSKMEERIRDSSNKPRKEFVPKPRTSMDFSISENHNGGIHSGSAKSPAARSPGEDYNHPSLPLCFYLLLPVHPSSIPPPSLLHPSSIPPPPFLHPSSIPPPSLLHPSSIPPPSLLHPSSIPPSTLAWLSNALFNTTAFVFVLSFLCDRFLFSALQHDPQVSQEGAER
- the sh3gl2a gene encoding SH3 domain containing GRB2 like 2a, endophilin A1 isoform X4, translating into MSVAGFKKQFHKATQRVSERVGGAEGTKLDEDFTEMEKKVDTTSRAVLDIMTKTTEYLQPNPASRAKMSMINSMSKMRGQEKGPGYTQAETILGESMQKFGRELGEESNFGLALIDAGESMRELGEVKDALDMEVKQNFIDPLQNLHDKDLKEIQHHLKKMEGRRLDFDYKKKRQGKVLDDEIKQALEKFDDSKEIAEQSMFNLLESDQIEQVSQLASLVQAQVEYHSRAAEILTQLSSKMEERIRDSSNKPRKEFVPKPRTSMDFSISENHNGGIHSGSAKSPAPLDQPCCRALYDFDPENEGELGFKEGDIITLTNKIDDNWYEGMLHGNSGFFPVNYVDILVPLPH
- the sh3gl2a gene encoding SH3 domain containing GRB2 like 2a, endophilin A1 isoform X3 produces the protein MSVAGFKKQFHKATQRVSERVGGAEGTKLDEDFTEMEKKVDTTSRAVLDIMTKTTEYLQPNPASRAKMSMINSMSKMRGQEKGPGYTQAETILGESMQKFGRELGEESNFGLALIDAGESMRELGEVKDALDMEVKQNFIDPLQNLHDKDLKEIQHHLKKMEGRRLDFDYKKKRQGKVLDDEIKQALEKFDDSKEIAEQSMFNLLESDQIEQVSQLASLVQAQVEYHSRAAEILTQLSSKMEERIRDSSNKPRKEFVPKPRTSMDFSISENHNGGIHSGSAKSPGRRLSPLDQPCCRALYDFDPENEGELGFKEGDIITLTNKIDDNWYEGMLHGNSGFFPVNYVDILVPLPH
- the sh3gl2a gene encoding SH3 domain containing GRB2 like 2a, endophilin A1 isoform X5 yields the protein MSVAGFKKQFHKATQRVSERVGGAEGTKLDEDFTEMEKKVDTTSRAVLDIMTKTTEYLQPNPASRAKMSMINSMSKMRGQEKGPGYTQAETILGESMQKFGRELGEESNFGLALIDAGESMRELGEVKDALDMEVKQNFIDPLQNLHDKDLKEIQHHLKKMEGRRLDFDYKKKRQGKVLDDEIKQALEKFDDSKEIAEQSMFNLLESDQIEQVSQLASLVQAQVEYHSRAAEILTQLSSKMEERIRDSSNKPRKEFVPKPRTSMDFSISENHNGAPLDQPCCRALYDFDPENEGELGFKEGDIITLTNKIDDNWYEGMLHGNSGFFPVNYVDILVPLPH